The Aedes aegypti strain LVP_AGWG chromosome 3, AaegL5.0 Primary Assembly, whole genome shotgun sequence genome contains a region encoding:
- the LOC5572369 gene encoding 2-hydroxyacyl-CoA lyase 1: protein MEVDGNTVLARSLKEQGVEYVFGIVGIPVVELSMAMQAEGLKYIGMRNEQSACYAAQAIGYLTGKPGVCLVVPGPGLLHVTAGMANAQINCWPLIVVAGAAFQDHEGIGAFQECPQVDLSRPYCKYAARPASIPLIPQHVEKAVRLACYGRPGVAYLDMPGNLLLARVPEDSVPKQYVHPERPIAFPDTKSIKEAAHLLAKAKRPLVIVGKGAAYAHAELHLRQLVHQTNLPFLPTPMGKGVVPDLDPQCVAPARTLALQKADVILLLGARLNWMLHFGRQPRFSPNVKIIQVDLSAEELHNSVMSSVAVQSDIVPFTEQLIDELASMHFYFDKNNDWWIDLKAKCEKNKKIVQQMAMDKKVPLNYHAVFHHLQELIPKDAIIVSEGANTMDIGRTFLHNKWPRHRLDAGTFGTMGVGPGFAIAAALVCRDRFPGEKVICVEGDSAFGFSGMEIETMVRYQLPVVIVVVNNNGIYSGFDLEAYNEMRTAGDLTKVTPPSALNVETHYEAMMNMFGLKGHFIRSIPELQQAVKEALTLTDRPTIINVIISPTADRKPQDFQWLTESKL from the exons ATGGAAGTGGACGGAAATACGGTTTTGGCAAGGTCATTGAAGGAACAA GGCGTTGAATATGTGTTCGGCATCGTCGGTATTCCGGTGGTGGAGCTGTCGATGGCGATGCAAGCAGAGGGTCTCAAATACATCGGTATGCGAAACGAGCAATCTGCTTGTTATGCTGCTCAG GCTATTGGCTATCTAACTGGAAAGCCCGGAGTTTGTTTGGTCGTACCGGGACCAGGATTGCTTCACGTTACTGCTGGAATGGCAAATGCGCAGATCAACTGCTGGCCATTGATCGTCGTTGCTGGTGCTGCTTTCCAAGATCATGAGGGCATCGGTGCGTTTCAGGAGTGTCCTCAAGTAGACCTGAGTAGACCGTATTGCAAGTATGCAGCCAGACCGGCAAGTATTCCACTAATTCCACAACATGTGGAAAAGGCAGTTCGTCTCGCATGCTATGGAAGACCAGGAGTGGCATACCTGGATATGCCCGGTAATCTCTTGCTGGCAAGAGTTCCCGAGGATAGTGTTCCAAAGCAATACGTTCACCCAGAGCGCCCGATTGCATTTCCCGATACGAAATCCATCAAAGAAGCTGCCCATTTACTTGCCAAAGCCAAACGTCCGTTGGTAATCGTTGGCAAAGGAGCTGCCTATGCTCATGCTGAACTACATCTCAGGCAATTAGTTCACCAAACGAACCTTCCGTTCCTTCCTACTCCAATGGGTAAAGGTGTAGTTCCTGATCTGGACCCTCAGTGCGTAGCGCCTGCAAGAACTCTTGCTTTGCAGAAGGCAGATGTTATCCTTCTCCTAGGAGCTCGATTGAACTGGATGCTTCATTTCGGTCGGCAACCTCGTTTCAGTCCCAACGTCAAGATAATTCAAGTGGACTTGAGTGCTGAAGAGCTGCATAACAGTGTGATGAGCTCCGTGGCTGTCCAATCGGATATTGTTCCGTTTACAGAGCAGCTGATCGATGAACTTGCCAGCATGCACTTCTACTTCGATAAGAACAACGACTGGTGGATCGATCTGAAAGCCAAGTGCGAAAAGAACAAGAAAATAGTCCAGCAAATGGCAATGGACAAGAAGGTTCCGCTGAACTACCACGCTGTCTTCCATCATCTGCAGGAACTGATTCCAAAGGATGCCATCATAGTCAGCGAAGGAGCCAACACCATGGACATTGGAAGAACCTTCTTGCACAACAAATGGCCTCGGCATCGTTTGGATGCCGGTACTTTCGGAACGATGGGAGTTGGACCTGGATTTGCCATTGCTGCCGCACTTGTGTGCCGGGATCGATTCCCAGGAGAGAAGGTTATCTGCGTTGAAGGTGATTCAGCATTTGGCTTCTCCGGAATGGAGATTGAGACCATGGTTCGGTATCAACTTCCGGTTGTAATTGTCGTTGTCAACAACAATGGTATCTATTCCGGATTCGACTTAGAAGCCTACAATGAAATGCGTACTGCTGGAGATCTAACGAAAGT TACTCCACCATCGGCCCTGAATGTCGAAACGCATTATGAAGCGATGATGAACATGTTCGGCTTGAAGGGACACTTCATTCGTTCCATTCCGGAGCTGCAGCAAGCGGTAAAGGAAGCACTGACCCTGACCGATCGTCCGACGATCATCAATGTGATCATAAGCCCGACGGCCGATCGCAAACCTCAGGACTTCCAGTGGTTGACCGAGTCGAAGTTGTAA